The Raphanus sativus cultivar WK10039 chromosome 6, ASM80110v3, whole genome shotgun sequence sequence GAGGATCCTTCACTAGAAGGCCACGGATAAGGTCACGCGCCGCTGAGCTCACGTGAGGGAGGTCTGGGAACTTCAACGGCCGACCAACAACGTTGTGGAGCGTGTCTCTGTTCCCTGGTCCCTTGAACGGGGTTGTCCCGTGTAGGAGCTCGTAGAGGAAGATCCCGAACGTCCACCAGTCTACAGCACTGCCGTGTCCCTCTCCACGTATGATCTCTGGAGCTAAGTACTCGTGTGTGCCTACAAAGGACATTGACCGTACATCCGTTGGCTCTGCCATGAGCTCTGGCATGGAGAGGCCGTTAAGGCCGGAGTCTGATTTGGCTTTGCGTGTTTTCTTGGAAGGGAGGAGACGTGGGAGGAAGGCTGAGGGATGCATGCAGCCGTTGACGGCGAACTCCTCGTTGAGTATAGCACCACCTCCGCTACAGACGGAGGAGGACTTGACGAGGGTGGGGTTAAAGGTGCAACGTAAGGAAAGGTCAAAGTCTGAGAGCATTATGTGGCCTTCATCTCGAACTAGGATGTTCTCTGGCTTCAAGTCTCTGTATACAACCCCCAACATGTGTAGATACTCCAACGCTAGTAACACTTCAGACGCGTAGAATCTGTAAAGAAACTCATGAGAGAAAAGATAATAAGTAAGCTCCAACTGGTGCTGGGCGTTCATGTTTAAGGTTCGGTCGGGTTATTTAGGTTTGGGTGTCTAAGATCTTTTAGGATCTCAAACATTTTtttgatcagatcaaacattTTTTTGGATCAGATCAGTTGGAGTAGTGTTGGGTTTGATTggatttttactttttatataacTCAAAAGTCAAAACAGAATTGAATTAGAACAGTTTGGATTTGGTTCGAGTTTAAAACCGAACTGAACTAAACCTAaagaaacctaaaaatacatttggataatttgagtttttaaaaataatttccaaTTTAGAAACTATAGTTATCTATatagacattttaaaattttaaaattatatgttagatATTTAGCTCTcagatttgatttggttttgatttttagGATATAGAGAAATAGGAACCAATTggatttttataatattaggtctggttttgtgttttttgttcTATTCTGTTTTGGTTTCGGATAATATGGCCATGGCTAGCTAGCTCTAACTCTAATAGACCGAACTTTTTGTCTTACCTCGCCGCTTCTTCTGTGAAACGCCTGTTGGGCTGTTTCTGTCTAAGAGAATGTAGATTTCCACCACTGCAGAACTCCATGACCAAACAGTATAGCTTGTCTGTCTCAAAGTAAGAATAAAGAGTTGGCAAAAAAGGATGATCAAGCAGAGACAAGATCTCTCTTTCCGTCTGAGCCCTCGGCAACTTGTTTCTACTAGCCAACGAGGCCTTATCCATCACCTTTATTGCGAAAACCGCACTTGTCCCTTGCAAGTCAGCGAGATAGACGCTGCCTATGTCCCCGTACCCTAGACGCTTCAAAAGCCTGAAGCTGTCTAGACCTATCTGAGGGCCTCTTGAAGTGACTGAGTTAATAGCGTCCCATCTCACGTCACCTCCAGTGTGAGGTTTGAAAGGTGCGGCTGAAGGGCTATCACCGTAGGCAGAGTCTGCATTGTGTCTAGGGGCTCTCTTGTTGTCCGGAGATTTTGTCCTACGGTGGGAATGAGTTCTGGCGCT is a genomic window containing:
- the LOC108810395 gene encoding serine/threonine-protein kinase AGC1-5 gives rise to the protein MDLASKKNTSNDTSKEIDPTLIPKSPIASFSLKLGDNVPRNPHFDPKKMDPLVRHQPTKSPEPPTATRGGTNEADSKHSEGDGLGMRKNPPKNLHYDPKKIVPLTTPETQSPSARTHSHRRTKSPDNKRAPRHNADSAYGDSPSAAPFKPHTGGDVRWDAINSVTSRGPQIGLDSFRLLKRLGYGDIGSVYLADLQGTSAVFAIKVMDKASLASRNKLPRAQTEREILSLLDHPFLPTLYSYFETDKLYCLVMEFCSGGNLHSLRQKQPNRRFTEEAARFYASEVLLALEYLHMLGVVYRDLKPENILVRDEGHIMLSDFDLSLRCTFNPTLVKSSSVCSGGGAILNEEFAVNGCMHPSAFLPRLLPSKKTRKAKSDSGLNGLSMPELMAEPTDVRSMSFVGTHEYLAPEIIRGEGHGSAVDWWTFGIFLYELLHGTTPFKGPGNRDTLHNVVGRPLKFPDLPHVSSAARDLIRGLLVKDPHRRIAYTRGATEIKQHPFFEGVNWALVRSAIPPHIPDPVDLGPLTAARGKAKGHGGSDHYNNSMKPDAPVACAAGPATPTDDTAYVDFEYF